The sequence below is a genomic window from Candidatus Zixiibacteriota bacterium.
GCATCTACACGATATGGGCACTCATGAATGATGAGACGATTCGCCTCTTCGGGCAGGGAATAGCTGTAGTGCCGTCCACGAATTAGAGACTTTCCCCGGATGGGGACGCGAAAGACTATTCCTTTCTTTCTCGCCATTCGGAATCGAGGATTGCGAACAGCAGCGAGTCCCACCATCTGTCATGCATCCAGCGGCGATTCTTGAACCGTCCCTCTTCCCTCATCCCCAGACGATCCACGAGTTTGCATGCAGCGTCGTTCTCGGCGATACATTCCGCAAGGACTCTGTGCAACTTCAGTTCATCGAATCCGAATTCCAGCATTCTGGTTGCCGCTTCGACAGCATAGCCCTGGCTCCATTCCGATGGGTCCAGACCGACGCCGAGGTCGGCCTCGCCAAGTTCCGGATTCTGCACACGCAGGCCAACCGTGCCTACGACACGACCATCTTCGGGCAGGACTATTGCCAACTGGTATTTCTGGCGAGGTGATTCACCGCTCCATTCAATGAACTCATTTATCAGCCTGCGGACATTCTCCTCACCACCAACCGGAATATGATAGTATTCCGTATGCGCCGGGTCGGACATATACGAATAGACTGCATGCCAGTCATCAGCCTCAAAATCCCGGAGCAACAATCGTTCTGTTTTGATCTGCACCATTAGATCGGCTCGAATCTTGCCTGGAAGAATCGGAGATACTTCGGCTCATAAACCATCTTAAGGCCCTTGATCCTGTCACGGTTCTCGTATAGCTCGATTACCGCCTCTGCAGTAACATCCATATGCGCCTGCGTATAGACACGCCTCGGGATCGTCAACCGCACCAACTCAAGCTTCGGATAGCGGTGATCTCCGGTCTCCGGATCGCGGCCTGCCGAGACAACTCCGCGCTCCATCGATCTGATTCCAGCTTCGACATACAATTCCGCGGCAAGCACCTGCGCCGGAAATTCATTCTGCGGCACATGCGGAAGAAATCTCTTCGCGTCAAGAAACACTGCGTGGCTTCCAATCGGTTCTACGATCGGTACTCCTGCATCGAGCAACTTGCCTCCCAAATACATTACCTGTTCGACACGCGCCCGAATGTGTTCGTGATCCACGGATTCGCCAAGACCGATTGCGACGGCTTCCATATCACGGCCAGCCATCCCGCCGTACGTGTGAAGTCCTTCATATATGACGACCATATTTCGAGCCTGATCGAATAAGTCCGGGTCGTTGACCGCCAGGAATCCGCCGATGTTCACCATCGCATCTTTCTTAGCTGACATTGTGCAGCCATCGGTAAGATCGCAAAGTTCTCTGACAATTTGCGCGACCGACTTGTCCTGGCAGCCTGACTCGCGCTTCTTGATGAAGTACGCATTCTCAGCGACACGTGTAGCATCATGAATAATCGGTATGCCATGCTTAAGCGACCACTCTCGGACTTTCTTCAGATTCTCGAGGCTGATCGGCTGTCCGCCCGCCATATTCACCGCGGTTGCTATCGATAGATATGGAATCTTCTCTTTGCCGACTTTCTCCAGAAGCCTGTCCAGCTTCGATATATCAACATTGCCTTTAAAAGGATGCTGGTTCGTCGGATCATGAGCCTCATCGACAATCACGTCAACAAAACCGCCGCCCGCGAGCTCTTGATGCAGACGCGTCGTGGTGAAATACATATTGCCCGGTATGAAATCACCCTTCTTGATCATGATTCGTGAAATTATGTGCTCCGCGCCCCTTCCCTGATGCGTAGGGACCAGATACTTATATCCATAGTATTTCCGGACTGCTTCCTCAAGATGATAGAAATTGCGGCTGCCCGCGTAAGCCTCATCACCCATCATCATCCCAGACCACTGGCGATCAGACATGGCCGACGTTCCGGAATCAGTCAGAAGATCGATATAGACATCATCAGATTTCAGAAGAAATGTATTGTAGCCAGCTTCTTTGATA
It includes:
- a CDS encoding tyrosine phenol-lyase, whose amino-acid sequence is MSNTEKRKSWAEPFKIKMVELLRMTTRDERVKAIKEAGYNTFLLKSDDVYIDLLTDSGTSAMSDRQWSGMMMGDEAYAGSRNFYHLEEAVRKYYGYKYLVPTHQGRGAEHIISRIMIKKGDFIPGNMYFTTTRLHQELAGGGFVDVIVDEAHDPTNQHPFKGNVDISKLDRLLEKVGKEKIPYLSIATAVNMAGGQPISLENLKKVREWSLKHGIPIIHDATRVAENAYFIKKRESGCQDKSVAQIVRELCDLTDGCTMSAKKDAMVNIGGFLAVNDPDLFDQARNMVVIYEGLHTYGGMAGRDMEAVAIGLGESVDHEHIRARVEQVMYLGGKLLDAGVPIVEPIGSHAVFLDAKRFLPHVPQNEFPAQVLAAELYVEAGIRSMERGVVSAGRDPETGDHRYPKLELVRLTIPRRVYTQAHMDVTAEAVIELYENRDRIKGLKMVYEPKYLRFFQARFEPI
- a CDS encoding GNAT family N-acetyltransferase, producing the protein MVQIKTERLLLRDFEADDWHAVYSYMSDPAHTEYYHIPVGGEENVRRLINEFIEWSGESPRQKYQLAIVLPEDGRVVGTVGLRVQNPELGEADLGVGLDPSEWSQGYAVEAATRMLEFGFDELKLHRVLAECIAENDAACKLVDRLGMREEGRFKNRRWMHDRWWDSLLFAILDSEWRERKE